The following coding sequences are from one Nitrososphaerota archaeon window:
- a CDS encoding Mrp/NBP35 family ATP-binding protein encodes MNKEKSYSEYLKEIEEKKLKIEKNMENVKHKIIILSGKGGVGKSTITANIAIILAKKGYSVGIFDYDFHGPAIPKMLGVDKENLKAFPLGIFPVKSILDIKIVSMAFLLPNEKTPVIWRGPMKYNALQELMANVIWGKIDYLLFDLPPGTGDEALNIARMIPNIDGAILVTIPSEISRIAVEKAAEFCKILKINLIGVIENMSYFICPKCGYKIEIFGSGGGEKIVEEEKIPFLGKIPLNPRISKYMDNGKPIVLSENEKEIFEIFNEIVDKIINQISK; translated from the coding sequence ATGAATAAAGAGAAAAGTTATTCTGAATATTTAAAAGAAATTGAAGAAAAGAAGCTTAAAATAGAAAAAAATATGGAAAATGTAAAACATAAAATAATTATTTTAAGCGGTAAAGGGGGAGTTGGAAAATCAACTATTACTGCAAATATTGCAATTATTTTAGCAAAAAAAGGATATTCTGTAGGAATATTTGATTATGATTTTCATGGACCAGCAATACCTAAAATGCTTGGAGTAGATAAAGAAAATTTAAAAGCTTTTCCACTTGGAATTTTTCCAGTTAAAAGTATTTTAGATATAAAAATTGTATCGATGGCTTTCCTTTTACCAAATGAAAAAACACCAGTAATTTGGAGGGGGCCAATGAAATATAATGCTTTACAAGAATTAATGGCAAATGTAATATGGGGAAAAATAGATTATTTATTATTTGATTTACCTCCAGGTACTGGAGATGAAGCTTTAAACATAGCTCGTATGATCCCTAATATAGATGGTGCTATTTTAGTAACAATACCTTCTGAAATTTCTAGAATTGCAGTAGAAAAAGCTGCTGAATTTTGCAAAATCTTAAAAATAAATTTAATTGGAGTAATAGAAAATATGAGTTATTTTATTTGTCCAAAATGTGGATATAAAATAGAAATTTTTGGTAGTGGTGGCGGAGAAAAAATAGTTGAAGAAGAGAAAATACCATTTTTAGGTAAAATACCTTTAAATCCAAGAATATCTAAATATATGGACAATGGAAAACCTATAGTTCTTTCAGAAAATGAAAAAGAAATATTTGAAATATTTAATGAAATTGTAGATAAAATAATAAATCAAATTAGTAAATGA
- a CDS encoding zinc ribbon domain-containing protein has translation MEQTKCPNCGANFKVLESVSFTTCPYCGYTFNLKTLQEWIHYFFPIYINYNSAWIKLRSFISRRYGVPHDFNESSYIKDVMLHYVPLHVFHVEAEATCQSDIGKAIYHKILDITIPAYNGFWFDSILNSHKFSIRGKIFFKPALLEKGKYYPPNIQSEVAKNLAQNIANSLIIKEANESCKGYSQISKMDVKYIGLIHYPIWEIYYNYHNEIYKNLIDGTNGKVMFVEYPLSREARSFLLGSSLFLILFCSIGGLIIGSLVISSILGLILGFISSIIVSSPLLSTAFSLKIRGSEEISKKDFTISSEEIMDLFKELSIFKTRNHIVFDV, from the coding sequence ATGGAGCAAACTAAATGTCCAAATTGTGGAGCAAATTTTAAAGTTTTAGAAAGCGTATCATTTACAACATGTCCTTATTGTGGTTATACTTTTAATTTGAAAACTCTTCAAGAATGGATTCATTATTTTTTCCCAATATATATAAATTATAATTCTGCTTGGATAAAATTGAGAAGTTTCATTTCTAGAAGGTATGGAGTTCCTCATGATTTTAATGAATCTTCATATATAAAAGATGTTATGCTTCATTATGTTCCTTTACATGTTTTCCATGTTGAAGCAGAAGCAACATGTCAAAGTGATATAGGAAAAGCAATATATCATAAAATTTTGGATATAACAATTCCTGCTTATAATGGTTTTTGGTTTGATTCAATTTTAAATTCTCATAAATTTTCTATAAGAGGAAAAATATTCTTTAAACCTGCTTTATTAGAAAAAGGAAAATATTATCCTCCAAATATTCAAAGTGAAGTTGCAAAAAATTTAGCTCAAAATATAGCTAACTCATTAATTATAAAAGAAGCTAATGAAAGTTGTAAAGGTTATTCACAAATAAGTAAAATGGATGTAAAATATATTGGTTTAATTCATTATCCTATTTGGGAAATTTATTATAATTATCATAATGAAATATATAAAAATTTAATAGATGGAACAAATGGAAAAGTAATGTTTGTTGAATATCCATTAAGTAGAGAAGCGAGAAGTTTTCTATTAGGTTCTTCTTTATTTTTAATATTATTTTGTTCAATAGGTGGGTTAATTATAGGTTCTTTAGTAATTTCTAGCATTTTAGGTTTAATATTAGGATTCATAAGTTCTATTATAGTTTCTTCTCCTTTACTTTCTACTGCTTTTTCTCTAAAAATAAGAGGTTCTGAAGAAATTTCAAAAAAAGATTTTACTATTTCTTCAGAAGAAATAATGGATTTATTTAAAGAACTAAGTATTTTTAAAACAAGAAATCATATTGTTTTTGATGTATAA
- a CDS encoding carbon starvation CstA family protein: MLSLVIILTGIIVYALVYRFYIKWYDKNVIMADPKRVTPAHTYMDGVEFFPSSKYVLFGFQWKSIAALGPVLGPIVAIQWGWLPAFFWILFGTIFIGWIHDYGSMITSLRSEGASFGPITYELISPRARTILLWYILWYIVLILSSFTNVVSGLFNSFPVTPIPVLIVTIVGMLAGYMTYKLKVNIVYTTIIAVAIMFLGVWAGIASPIVAPFPKEWVLDFWMFITLLFCFLGAVLPIWVFIQPINYLSFYLVYSGVIGMILGVLIRAPNYAFPVFTTFFDPKITVSGPLWPMMFVTIACGAISGWHSLIGSSITSKQLDTEPDAHFVAGGAMLAEGILALVALTTVAILSPEVAGPLTPAARFVTGGSTLLNYIGVPMDYAKAFAAIMLIILAITIMHIGLRITRLVLSDLAGPRFGGIFKNMYISAIVICFIVWLVTSPHTGAAFSYIWGTFGGANQLMAGLALMIVSLWLTREKRPTIYTIIPMFFMIITTISALIYLSYSGITLYIADPTKIGAGIAATINIVLLILAFFMCSEGIKAYRRIKAEIK; the protein is encoded by the coding sequence TTGCTTTCGTTAGTAATTATCTTAACTGGAATAATTGTATACGCTTTAGTATATCGTTTCTATATAAAATGGTATGACAAAAATGTTATAATGGCTGATCCGAAACGAGTAACGCCAGCTCATACGTATATGGATGGTGTAGAATTCTTTCCTTCAAGTAAATATGTTTTATTCGGTTTTCAATGGAAAAGTATTGCTGCTTTAGGTCCTGTTCTTGGTCCAATTGTAGCAATCCAATGGGGTTGGTTACCAGCTTTCTTTTGGATTCTTTTTGGAACTATCTTCATTGGTTGGATTCATGATTATGGAAGTATGATTACATCTTTAAGGTCTGAGGGGGCTTCTTTTGGGCCTATAACTTATGAATTAATCTCTCCAAGAGCAAGAACAATATTACTCTGGTACATTCTATGGTATATAGTGTTGATTCTTTCTTCATTTACAAATGTTGTTTCTGGTTTATTCAATAGTTTTCCTGTAACACCAATACCAGTACTTATTGTAACAATTGTGGGTATGTTAGCAGGCTATATGACATATAAACTTAAAGTTAATATTGTTTATACTACTATAATTGCCGTAGCAATAATGTTCTTAGGGGTTTGGGCTGGTATAGCATCACCAATAGTTGCACCATTTCCTAAAGAATGGGTTTTAGATTTTTGGATGTTTATAACTTTGCTATTTTGTTTCTTGGGAGCTGTTCTACCAATATGGGTTTTCATACAACCAATAAATTATCTTTCATTCTATTTAGTTTATAGTGGTGTGATAGGTATGATTTTAGGAGTTCTTATTAGAGCACCAAATTATGCATTTCCAGTATTTACAACATTCTTTGATCCAAAAATAACAGTATCAGGTCCATTATGGCCAATGATGTTTGTAACAATTGCTTGTGGAGCAATATCAGGTTGGCATAGCTTAATTGGTTCTTCGATTACATCAAAGCAATTAGATACAGAACCTGATGCTCATTTTGTTGCTGGTGGTGCAATGTTAGCAGAAGGAATATTAGCTTTAGTAGCTTTAACAACAGTTGCAATATTATCTCCTGAAGTTGCTGGGCCTTTAACTCCAGCTGCTCGCTTTGTAACAGGAGGATCTACACTCCTTAATTACATTGGAGTACCAATGGATTATGCAAAAGCTTTTGCAGCAATTATGCTAATTATATTAGCAATAACTATTATGCATATAGGACTTAGAATTACAAGACTAGTATTATCAGATCTAGCTGGACCTAGATTTGGTGGAATATTTAAGAATATGTATATAAGCGCTATTGTAATATGCTTTATTGTATGGCTTGTTACAAGTCCACATACTGGTGCAGCTTTTAGTTATATTTGGGGTACTTTTGGTGGAGCTAATCAATTAATGGCTGGATTAGCTTTAATGATAGTATCTCTTTGGCTTACAAGAGAGAAGCGCCCTACAATATACACGATAATCCCTATGTTTTTCATGATTATAACAACGATTTCAGCATTAATTTACTTGTCATATAGTGGAATAACATTGTATATAGCAGATCCTACAAAAATTGGAGCCGGTATTGCTGCAACTATAAATATTGTACTATTAATTTTAGCATTCTTTATGTGCTCTGAAGGAATAAAGGCATATAGAAGAATAAAAGCTGAAATAAAATAA
- a CDS encoding ArsA family ATPase, translated as MNLSFKEFINSKPNLKYLFFGGKGGVGKTVIAAGTAYYLAESLGKKTLISSTNPVHSLSSAFGQDIWGKGIQKIKDTKNLYAIEIDISDTIKRYKEEIRNKILTFLKYADIPLDPEPFIEIATTNPAFEESAMFDDMINLMLKGEFDAYVFDTAPVAHTYRLLGMSKVYDLWLHKMIESRKEALSLRVKLSFRKEKIMEEIKKDPMLTSLLATREQIEKGRKLLTDNERTAFLFVTLPLALPIAVIERFIGWVQAFEIPIGGVIVNQVLPKEEFDLTNISPYIANKIKEQEHYIEIIHNKFPGLVRAYVPLYETEVTGIEMIARVAEALSKK; from the coding sequence ATGAATTTAAGTTTTAAAGAATTTATTAATTCAAAACCTAATTTAAAATATTTATTTTTTGGAGGAAAAGGTGGAGTTGGAAAAACTGTTATTGCAGCTGGAACTGCATATTATCTTGCAGAATCACTAGGAAAGAAGACATTGATTTCTTCAACCAATCCAGTTCATAGTTTATCAAGTGCATTTGGACAAGATATATGGGGCAAAGGCATACAAAAAATAAAAGATACTAAAAATTTATATGCTATTGAAATAGATATTTCTGATACTATTAAAAGATATAAAGAAGAAATAAGGAATAAAATACTTACATTTTTAAAATATGCAGATATCCCATTAGATCCTGAACCATTTATTGAGATTGCTACTACTAATCCAGCTTTTGAAGAATCTGCAATGTTTGATGATATGATTAATCTCATGTTAAAAGGGGAGTTTGATGCTTATGTTTTTGATACTGCTCCAGTCGCTCATACATATCGTTTATTGGGTATGTCAAAAGTTTATGATCTTTGGTTACATAAAATGATTGAAAGTCGTAAAGAAGCATTATCACTTCGTGTTAAACTTTCATTTAGAAAAGAGAAAATAATGGAAGAAATTAAGAAAGACCCAATGTTAACTAGCCTTTTAGCAACAAGAGAACAAATAGAAAAAGGACGTAAATTATTAACTGATAATGAAAGAACAGCATTCTTATTTGTTACATTACCTCTTGCTCTTCCAATTGCAGTAATTGAGAGATTTATTGGATGGGTTCAAGCATTTGAAATACCAATAGGAGGAGTTATTGTAAATCAAGTTCTTCCTAAGGAAGAATTTGATTTAACAAATATTTCACCCTACATAGCTAATAAAATTAAGGAGCAGGAACATTATATAGAAATTATTCATAATAAATTCCCTGGACTTGTTAGAGCTTATGTTCCACTTTATGAAACAGAAGTCACAGGTATAGAAATGATAGCTCGAGTTGCTGAAGCATTAAGTAAAAAATAA
- a CDS encoding ArsA family ATPase encodes MSKIITIQQYLESNPNIKYILFGGKGGLGKTTLSAATSYWLAKKGKKVVVFSTDPQASLTDIFERNIFGKGEIEIIPNLFALEIDADKKIEMYQEEIRQKIINMYGEIPKEVDDYIKSCAAEPAMAESATFDAMVELMTSGKYDYYIFDMMPHGHAIRFLSMAEILDTWVDKIVETRKKADEYGDVASVLSGKGGLAQEDKILEELEFIRSRLDFVSNMMKDKEHTAFFYVLIPEQMPILDTKKALEMFKAFNIPLSGIIINQVYPIELLNQPNVPSLLKNKILMQQKYMKIIKEEFGPLIRGIVPMFDREPKGLEMISKVAESLFK; translated from the coding sequence TTGTCTAAAATTATAACTATTCAACAATATCTTGAATCTAATCCAAACATTAAATATATTTTATTTGGAGGAAAAGGTGGTTTAGGGAAAACTACTCTTTCTGCAGCAACTTCTTATTGGTTAGCGAAAAAAGGGAAGAAAGTTGTAGTATTTTCAACAGATCCTCAAGCTAGTCTTACTGATATATTTGAAAGAAATATTTTTGGAAAAGGAGAAATTGAAATTATTCCAAATCTTTTCGCTTTAGAAATTGATGCAGATAAAAAAATAGAAATGTATCAAGAAGAAATTCGACAAAAAATTATTAATATGTATGGAGAAATACCAAAAGAAGTAGATGATTATATTAAATCATGTGCAGCTGAACCAGCGATGGCTGAATCTGCTACTTTTGATGCTATGGTAGAATTAATGACAAGTGGAAAGTATGATTATTATATATTTGATATGATGCCTCATGGTCATGCTATTCGCTTTTTAAGCATGGCAGAAATCCTTGATACATGGGTTGATAAAATTGTTGAAACTCGTAAAAAAGCAGATGAATATGGAGATGTGGCTTCGGTTCTTAGTGGAAAAGGGGGGCTTGCTCAAGAAGATAAAATCCTGGAAGAATTAGAATTTATAAGGTCCAGATTAGATTTTGTTAGTAATATGATGAAAGATAAAGAACATACAGCATTCTTTTATGTTTTAATACCAGAGCAAATGCCTATATTAGATACAAAAAAAGCTTTAGAAATGTTTAAAGCATTTAATATACCATTAAGCGGAATTATAATAAATCAGGTTTATCCAATTGAATTATTAAATCAACCAAATGTTCCATCTCTTTTGAAAAATAAAATATTAATGCAACAAAAATACATGAAAATAATAAAGGAAGAATTTGGACCATTAATTAGAGGAATCGTTCCTATGTTTGACCGTGAACCAAAGGGTCTTGAAATGATATCTAAAGTAGCAGAATCTCTTTTTAAATAA
- a CDS encoding 5,10-methylenetetrahydromethanopterin reductase, producing the protein MSKLSFGIEFLPAKSIEKLVEYAKLSEEVNIDYVWVTDHYNNRNVYATLTAMAYATNSIKLGTGVTNPYVINPCWTASAIATIDEISKGRAVLGIGAGDKITLESIGVKWEEPLKTINEAVYIIKKLLNGERVTFKGKIYEVKNAKLNYKPLKKIPIYIGAQGPKMLALAGSLADGVLINASHPIDFEYATKYIKESLEKREEKIDFFDIVAYTSLSIDENEEKAKEAVKIVVAFIVGGSPQTILERHGIDISKASEISNAISKGDFSKALSLVDEKMLNEFAIAGTPEQIIEKFNELKKMGVTQIVAGSPIGPEVKKSIKLYGEVIKAFK; encoded by the coding sequence ATGTCTAAATTAAGTTTTGGAATAGAATTTTTACCTGCTAAAAGTATAGAAAAACTAGTAGAATATGCAAAATTATCAGAAGAAGTGAATATTGATTATGTATGGGTTACTGATCATTATAATAATAGAAATGTTTATGCAACTTTAACTGCAATGGCTTATGCAACTAATAGTATTAAATTAGGTACAGGTGTAACTAATCCATATGTAATTAATCCTTGTTGGACAGCTTCAGCAATAGCTACTATAGATGAAATATCAAAAGGAAGAGCAGTATTAGGAATAGGAGCAGGTGATAAAATTACTCTTGAATCTATTGGTGTGAAATGGGAAGAACCTTTAAAAACAATTAATGAAGCAGTGTATATAATTAAAAAATTGCTTAATGGAGAAAGAGTAACTTTTAAAGGTAAAATATACGAAGTTAAAAATGCAAAATTAAATTATAAACCACTTAAAAAAATTCCAATATATATTGGAGCTCAAGGACCAAAAATGCTAGCTTTAGCAGGATCTCTTGCAGATGGAGTTTTAATAAATGCATCTCATCCAATAGATTTTGAATACGCAACTAAATATATTAAAGAAAGCTTAGAGAAAAGAGAAGAAAAAATCGATTTCTTTGATATTGTTGCATATACTTCATTATCTATAGATGAAAATGAAGAAAAAGCTAAGGAAGCTGTAAAAATCGTAGTTGCATTCATAGTAGGAGGTTCTCCTCAAACAATACTTGAAAGACATGGCATAGATATTTCTAAAGCTTCAGAAATAAGTAATGCTATAAGTAAAGGAGACTTTAGTAAAGCATTGTCGCTTGTTGATGAAAAAATGCTAAATGAATTTGCTATTGCAGGTACTCCTGAACAAATAATAGAAAAATTTAATGAACTTAAAAAAATGGGTGTTACACAAATAGTTGCAGGTTCTCCTATTGGCCCAGAAGTGAAAAAATCAATAAAACTTTATGGAGAAGTAATTAAAGCATTTAAATAA
- a CDS encoding HAD-IIA family hydrolase has translation MSISDISFFLIDIDGVILKGEKIIEGTQKALSLLKDSGTKIMIATNNSTRSRRQLLNFFKKHGIDLKLENILTSGYCAAQYILSKKYKEIYVIGEKGLFEEIKNTKVKIIDENSEKCDAVIIGMDKKINYKKLVAAHRFIKNGADFIATNADATLPLENGDIPGAGALVSFLETSTKIKPIILGKPNLYFLETALSIANESKEKCGIIGDRPETDILMAKRAGCIGILVLSGISTSKRIEDYPEECRPNLIYSTLLEFAEKYLKEK, from the coding sequence ATGAGTATAAGTGATATTTCTTTCTTTTTAATAGACATAGATGGAGTAATTTTGAAAGGAGAAAAAATTATTGAAGGAACTCAAAAAGCTTTATCTTTATTAAAAGATAGTGGAACAAAAATAATGATTGCTACTAATAATTCTACTAGAAGCAGAAGGCAACTTTTAAATTTTTTTAAAAAGCATGGTATTGATTTAAAATTAGAAAATATTTTAACTTCAGGATATTGTGCAGCTCAATATATTTTATCTAAAAAATATAAAGAAATATATGTTATAGGCGAAAAAGGACTTTTTGAAGAAATAAAAAATACCAAAGTAAAAATTATTGATGAAAACTCTGAAAAATGTGATGCTGTAATTATAGGAATGGATAAAAAAATTAATTATAAAAAATTAGTAGCAGCTCATAGATTCATTAAAAATGGAGCTGATTTTATAGCAACGAATGCTGATGCTACTTTGCCACTTGAAAATGGAGATATTCCAGGTGCAGGTGCATTAGTTTCATTTCTTGAAACTTCTACAAAAATAAAACCTATAATTCTTGGAAAACCGAATTTATACTTCCTTGAAACTGCTCTTTCTATAGCAAATGAAAGTAAAGAAAAATGTGGAATTATTGGTGATAGACCTGAAACAGATATTTTAATGGCTAAAAGAGCAGGATGCATAGGAATACTTGTTCTTTCAGGAATATCAACTTCAAAAAGAATTGAAGATTATCCAGAAGAATGTAGGCCCAATTTGATATATTCTACTCTTTTAGAATTTGCAGAAAAATATTTGAAAGAAAAATAA
- a CDS encoding DUF4897 domain-containing protein translates to MYKVYSRIFIFAFIILILLNIIYQSFCLEEFEETITYSITIYSDGSAFWKIEHRFRLKTKEDELAFYNFTKTYRKEVFLSDFINKTEHIIRKASEITGRNMEAQKYDFRVYNLTLPTISFGILEYSFKWINFAKIEENRIYIGDIFSGGFYLAKNDILEIILPENYNIISLNPEEDKIEGRKLIWYGPRNFESNCPEIILSYFIETTTQIQTSTPTISTATEETFITSKITSGTYTTEETATQVLTSITTTPIEVGGIPTLTILFITLIALSLVASFPIIKRIRSKPTFEDLRADEELIIRLLKEAGGTMSQSDIKKKTGFSKAKTSMVLKSLHQKGLIEKTRRGREQIITLKY, encoded by the coding sequence ATGTATAAAGTTTATTCTAGAATATTCATATTCGCATTTATAATACTTATATTACTTAATATTATTTATCAATCTTTTTGTTTAGAAGAATTTGAAGAAACGATAACTTATAGTATAACGATTTATTCAGATGGTTCAGCTTTTTGGAAAATAGAACATAGATTTAGATTAAAAACAAAAGAAGATGAGCTTGCTTTTTATAATTTTACAAAAACTTATAGAAAAGAAGTTTTTCTTTCAGATTTTATAAATAAAACAGAACATATTATTAGAAAAGCAAGTGAAATAACTGGAAGAAATATGGAAGCTCAAAAATATGATTTTAGAGTTTATAATTTAACTCTTCCGACAATTTCTTTTGGAATACTTGAATATAGCTTTAAATGGATTAATTTTGCAAAAATTGAAGAAAATCGTATTTATATTGGAGATATTTTTTCAGGAGGTTTTTATCTTGCAAAAAATGATATTCTTGAAATAATTTTACCTGAAAATTATAATATAATTTCTTTAAATCCAGAAGAAGATAAAATTGAAGGTAGAAAATTAATTTGGTATGGTCCAAGAAATTTTGAATCAAATTGTCCTGAAATAATTTTATCTTACTTTATTGAAACTACTACTCAGATACAAACTTCTACTCCTACAATTTCTACAGCTACTGAGGAAACTTTCATAACTTCTAAAATAACATCAGGAACTTATACTACAGAAGAAACTGCTACTCAAGTATTAACTTCAATAACTACAACTCCAATTGAAGTAGGTGGTATACCAACATTAACTATATTATTTATAACATTAATTGCTTTATCATTAGTAGCTTCTTTTCCAATAATTAAACGTATAAGATCAAAGCCTACTTTTGAAGATTTAAGAGCAGATGAAGAATTAATTATAAGGCTTTTAAAAGAAGCAGGTGGAACAATGTCTCAATCAGATATAAAAAAGAAAACAGGTTTTTCAAAAGCTAAAACAAGCATGGTTCTTAAATCTTTACATCAAAAAGGATTAATAGAGAAAACTAGAAGAGGAAGGGAACAAATAATAACTCTTAAATATTAA
- a CDS encoding dihydrodipicolinate reductase, whose translation MIKVILYGLGEIGRNIGKALLKKEGIKIVGAIDIAKDIVGKDLGDVLALNKKLKIKVMDNPKKLFSNIKGDIVIHATVSDLKLAYPQIKECIKAGMNVISTCEQLSYPYYRHPELAKKLNNLAKKYDVTILGTGINPGYLMDSLPIMLTALCQEIYKIKVVRMMDAGKRRIAYQKKIGVGLTLEEFKQKIDKKLITGHVGLVESIALIASAIGWKLDEIKEIPPEPIIAEEERTTEYTTVKIGNVAGLKSIAYGIMKNKEVITLEFISHVNVKEEYDEVLIEGIPNIHERIIGGVHGDIGTVSIIINSIPKVLEAPAGLLTMKDLPLPSAWKV comes from the coding sequence ATGATCAAAGTAATCTTATATGGCTTAGGAGAAATTGGAAGAAATATTGGAAAAGCACTACTTAAAAAAGAGGGAATTAAAATAGTTGGTGCAATCGATATAGCAAAAGATATTGTAGGAAAAGATTTAGGCGATGTACTTGCTTTAAATAAGAAGCTTAAAATTAAAGTAATGGATAATCCTAAAAAACTATTTTCTAATATAAAAGGAGATATAGTTATACATGCTACAGTATCTGATCTTAAACTTGCTTATCCACAAATAAAAGAATGTATAAAAGCTGGTATGAATGTAATATCTACATGCGAACAACTCTCTTATCCATATTATAGACATCCTGAATTAGCTAAAAAATTGAATAATCTTGCAAAAAAATATGATGTAACTATTCTTGGAACAGGTATTAATCCTGGCTATCTTATGGATAGTTTGCCCATTATGCTTACAGCATTATGTCAAGAAATTTATAAGATTAAAGTAGTTAGAATGATGGATGCTGGAAAACGTCGTATAGCATATCAGAAAAAAATTGGTGTTGGTTTAACATTAGAAGAATTTAAACAAAAGATTGATAAAAAGCTTATTACTGGTCATGTAGGCTTAGTAGAATCAATAGCATTAATAGCATCTGCTATTGGTTGGAAATTGGATGAAATTAAAGAAATACCTCCTGAGCCAATTATAGCTGAAGAAGAAAGAACTACAGAATATACAACTGTGAAAATAGGAAATGTAGCTGGTTTAAAAAGTATAGCTTATGGAATTATGAAGAATAAAGAAGTTATTACATTAGAATTTATTTCACATGTTAATGTAAAAGAAGAATATGATGAAGTTTTAATTGAGGGTATACCAAATATACATGAAAGAATCATAGGAGGAGTACATGGAGATATAGGCACTGTATCTATTATAATAAATTCTATACCTAAAGTGTTAGAGGCTCCAGCAGGTTTGCTTACAATGAAAGATTTACCTTTACCTTCAGCTTGGAAAGTTTAA
- a CDS encoding deoxyhypusine synthase, whose amino-acid sequence MKKVEDIKINEETNINEIIRRMELSGGFTAKKFALAIKIIKEMINDKETLKFLSFPACIIATGNRGIVKDMVKRKWFNVIVTTCGTLDHDVARSFKDYYHGSFRMNDALLHKKGINRIGNILVPNNSYGIIIEEKMSEWLKEIYNNKKELSTYELCWEIGKRLKEDSILYWSWKNNIPMIIPGITDGAIGYQLWQFYQMHKDFRINILEDEQLLSNLVWNAKKLGGLIIGGGISKHHVIWWSQFKNGLDYAVYITTAQEYDGSLSGARTYEAISWGKIKENAKHITVEGEATVYLPIIYAALLKEIKE is encoded by the coding sequence ATGAAAAAAGTGGAAGATATAAAAATAAATGAAGAAACTAATATTAATGAAATAATAAGAAGAATGGAATTAAGTGGAGGATTTACAGCAAAAAAATTTGCTTTAGCAATAAAAATTATTAAAGAAATGATAAATGATAAAGAAACTTTAAAGTTTTTATCATTTCCAGCATGCATAATTGCTACTGGAAATAGAGGAATAGTAAAAGATATGGTAAAAAGAAAATGGTTTAATGTAATTGTTACAACATGCGGAACATTAGATCATGATGTTGCTAGAAGTTTTAAAGATTATTATCATGGAAGTTTTAGAATGAATGATGCATTACTTCATAAAAAAGGAATAAATAGAATTGGAAATATTTTAGTTCCAAATAATTCTTATGGAATAATAATTGAAGAAAAAATGAGTGAGTGGCTAAAAGAAATTTATAATAATAAGAAAGAATTATCAACATATGAATTATGTTGGGAAATTGGAAAAAGATTAAAAGAAGATTCTATCCTTTATTGGTCATGGAAAAATAATATTCCAATGATAATTCCTGGAATAACAGATGGTGCTATTGGATATCAATTATGGCAATTCTATCAAATGCATAAAGATTTTAGAATAAATATTTTGGAAGATGAGCAACTTTTAAGCAATTTAGTATGGAATGCTAAAAAATTAGGTGGATTAATAATAGGTGGAGGAATTTCAAAGCATCATGTAATATGGTGGTCGCAATTTAAAAATGGCTTAGATTATGCTGTATACATTACTACTGCTCAAGAATATGATGGTAGCTTATCAGGTGCAAGAACTTATGAAGCAATTTCCTGGGGAAAAATAAAAGAAAACGCTAAACATATCACTGTGGAAGGAGAAGCAACGGTATATTTACCTATAATTTATGCAGCATTATTAAAAGAAATTAAAGAATAA